One window from the genome of Nisaea sediminum encodes:
- a CDS encoding protein phosphatase CheZ — translation MGDVKGRIFSVERRAQQRSGSGGATPPKAIAPGLSSGAFEEALLAEISSLRTELSEIRKAVGMTGVTAPVAEVPEEVDVSEHDIDHDLRIEIAQMVRSIGRAKSQIAAIKHPMSAEDQMQTASLQLDTIVQTTETATNEIMSSVDSIEGTLKQIHGFTLDDPEVQQLIDQASNQLISIIEACSFQDLTGQRINQVVKTLRFIESRILAMIDIWGGLEAFKDLPIPKDESDEGVSEEEDLLNGPALGSAGLSQDDIDALFD, via the coding sequence GTGGGTGATGTAAAGGGAAGAATTTTCTCGGTCGAGCGCCGTGCGCAGCAGCGCAGCGGGTCCGGCGGGGCGACGCCCCCGAAAGCCATTGCTCCCGGCCTCTCCTCCGGCGCCTTCGAGGAAGCGCTGCTGGCGGAAATCTCAAGCCTCAGGACGGAGCTTTCCGAGATTCGCAAGGCTGTTGGAATGACCGGCGTAACGGCGCCGGTGGCCGAGGTTCCGGAAGAAGTCGACGTCAGCGAACATGACATTGACCACGATCTCAGGATCGAGATCGCCCAGATGGTCCGCTCGATCGGCCGCGCGAAGAGCCAGATCGCGGCGATCAAGCATCCGATGTCGGCCGAAGACCAGATGCAGACCGCGTCCCTGCAGCTCGACACGATCGTGCAAACGACCGAGACCGCGACCAACGAGATCATGTCCTCCGTCGATTCCATCGAGGGGACCCTGAAGCAAATTCACGGCTTTACGCTCGACGATCCCGAGGTCCAGCAACTCATCGATCAGGCGTCCAACCAGCTGATCTCCATTATAGAGGCCTGCAGCTTCCAGGACCTCACCGGCCAGCGGATCAACCAGGTGGTCAAGACGCTCCGCTTCATCGAGAGCCGCATCCTCGCGATGATCGATATCTGGGGCGGCCTCGAGGCCTTCAAGGACCTGCCGATCCCGAAAGACGAGAGCGATGAAGGCGTCTCCGAGGAGGAGGATCTGCTGAACGGCCCCGCGCTCGGCAGCGCCGGGCTCAGCCAGGACGATATCGACGCCCTGTTCGACTGA
- a CDS encoding Hsp20 family protein: MSRMSVFNSPLLLGFDHFERALDRISKTTSDGYPPYNIEQTGKDGLQITLAVAGFASEDLSVQIEDNQLVIRGRQSDDDDRIYLHRGIAARQFQRTFVLAEGIEVVSADLDNGLLHIELRRPLPEVKVQTIEINGSRKTPRVTSEKLDIEHAD; the protein is encoded by the coding sequence ATGTCACGCATGTCCGTTTTCAACTCTCCGCTCCTGCTCGGATTCGATCATTTCGAACGGGCGCTGGACCGGATCTCGAAAACCACCTCCGACGGTTATCCGCCGTATAACATCGAGCAGACCGGCAAAGACGGCTTGCAGATCACGCTTGCCGTGGCCGGCTTCGCCTCCGAAGACCTCAGCGTTCAGATCGAGGACAATCAGCTGGTGATCCGCGGCCGCCAGAGCGACGACGACGACCGGATCTATCTCCACCGCGGTATCGCCGCGCGCCAGTTCCAGCGGACCTTTGTCCTCGCGGAGGGGATCGAAGTCGTTTCAGCGGATCTCGATAACGGCCTGCTTCACATCGAGCTTCGCAGGCCGTTGCCCGAAGTGAAGGTGCAGACGATCGAGATCAACGGCAGCCGGAAGACCCCAAGGGTCACGTCCGAGAAACTCGATATCGAGCACGCCGACTGA
- the ptsN gene encoding PTS IIA-like nitrogen regulatory protein PtsN has translation MEIAEILIPEGVIPHLKVTSKKQALQELSRRAADVTGLGQREIFDVLLERERLGTTGMGEGIAIPHGKLPELDRLYGIFARADRAVEFDAIDDKPVDIIFLLLAPESAGADHLKALARVSRLLRDKGNCDKIRGADSVDAIYALLTEATASNAA, from the coding sequence ATGGAAATCGCGGAAATCCTAATTCCCGAGGGCGTCATTCCTCATCTGAAAGTCACGTCGAAGAAACAGGCGCTGCAGGAGCTTTCCCGCCGTGCCGCCGACGTGACCGGTCTCGGGCAAAGAGAGATCTTCGACGTGTTGCTGGAGCGGGAGCGTCTCGGTACGACCGGAATGGGCGAAGGCATTGCGATTCCGCATGGCAAACTGCCTGAACTCGACCGGCTGTACGGTATTTTCGCGCGTGCCGACAGGGCCGTCGAGTTCGACGCGATCGACGACAAGCCGGTCGATATCATTTTCCTGCTGCTTGCACCCGAATCCGCCGGAGCGGACCATCTGAAGGCGCTTGCCCGTGTCTCGCGTCTGCTGCGTGACAAGGGGAACTGCGACAAGATCCGCGGCGCCGACAGCGTCGACGCGATCTATGCGCTGCTGACAGAGGCAACGGCCAGCAACGCGGCCTGA
- the hpf gene encoding ribosome hibernation-promoting factor, HPF/YfiA family — protein MQLAINGKQVQISDALKEHVERLVTDISEKYFGDPLEGTVTVSKEGNDFRTDIAVHVGRDMFVRGQGSDGDAYKSADKAGEHIDKRLRRFKRRVRDHHRGNGGVNIAAQQYVLAADHAEAQPSPEEEWQAVVVAEMTTNIEDLSVEEAVMRLELGDLPVVMFRNRSHGELNVIYRRGDGNIGWIDPKGLAQG, from the coding sequence ATGCAGCTAGCAATCAACGGTAAGCAGGTCCAGATCAGCGACGCGCTCAAGGAGCATGTCGAGCGACTCGTGACGGATATTTCCGAGAAGTACTTTGGCGATCCGCTCGAGGGGACCGTGACGGTCTCCAAAGAGGGCAATGATTTTCGCACTGACATCGCGGTTCATGTCGGACGTGACATGTTCGTCCGTGGCCAGGGCAGCGACGGCGATGCCTACAAGTCCGCCGACAAGGCCGGCGAGCATATCGACAAGCGCCTGCGCCGGTTCAAGCGCCGGGTTCGCGACCATCATCGCGGCAACGGTGGCGTGAATATTGCTGCCCAGCAGTACGTGCTCGCGGCCGATCACGCCGAAGCCCAGCCTTCCCCGGAGGAAGAGTGGCAGGCCGTGGTCGTCGCGGAGATGACCACCAACATCGAGGATCTCTCGGTGGAGGAGGCCGTCATGCGTCTCGAGTTGGGCGACCTTCCGGTGGTGATGTTCCGGAACCGGTCGCATGGTGAACTGAATGTGATCTACCGCCGCGGCGACGGGAACATCGGTTGGATCGATCCAAAGGGCCTGGCTCAAGGCTGA
- the rpoN gene encoding RNA polymerase factor sigma-54, which produces MALSARLDLRQSQNLVMTPQLQQAIKLLQFNNLELTEFVEAELEQNPLLERDDGDGPATLEALEADNLAAYDKAVEGEGAAPEGAGDSGWDDAPDGPDIVDRTTSESLPAGGEDPGDSDYENNWGSAGVEETDPSVTPTLGSWEAAAGSGSGRGGDDLPGIEESVGGLKTLREHLLEQITLDISRPDERIIAADLLDQLDDAGYLTGDLEEVADRLGAELEAVETVLGKLQALDPPGIFARSLSECLALQLKDRNRLDPAIQALLDNLPLLAKRDMPALLKVCGVDAEDLTEMVEEIRSLNPKPGLTFEPDNSEPVVPDVLVRAAPDGSWVVELNPDTLPRVLVNNAYLSQISRTPKNKADREYLSECHQSANWLVRSLHQRATTILKVSGEIVRQQDAFFQHGIQYLRPLVLRDIAEAIEMHESTVSRVTSNKFMATPRGIYELKYFFTSAIASSAGGDALSAEAVRFKIKKLIDEEPPNKVLSDDRIVEILRGEGVDIARRTIAKYREAMRIPSSVQRRREKSMGI; this is translated from the coding sequence TTGGCGCTTTCGGCCAGACTGGACCTCAGACAGTCCCAGAACCTGGTAATGACGCCGCAGCTGCAGCAGGCGATCAAGCTGCTGCAGTTCAATAATCTTGAGCTGACGGAATTCGTCGAGGCCGAACTCGAGCAGAATCCGCTGCTGGAGCGGGACGACGGCGACGGGCCAGCTACCCTGGAGGCGCTCGAGGCGGACAATCTCGCCGCCTATGACAAGGCCGTCGAGGGAGAGGGCGCCGCGCCGGAGGGGGCGGGCGACAGCGGTTGGGACGATGCGCCGGACGGCCCCGATATCGTCGACCGGACGACGTCCGAATCGCTCCCCGCCGGCGGCGAGGATCCGGGCGATTCCGATTACGAGAACAATTGGGGCAGTGCGGGCGTCGAGGAAACCGATCCGTCCGTCACGCCCACTCTCGGAAGCTGGGAGGCGGCTGCGGGTTCCGGTTCCGGCCGCGGCGGCGACGACCTTCCGGGCATCGAGGAGAGCGTCGGCGGGCTGAAGACGCTGCGCGAGCATCTTCTGGAACAGATCACCCTCGATATTAGCCGGCCCGACGAGCGGATCATCGCCGCGGACCTGCTCGACCAGCTGGACGATGCCGGATACCTGACCGGCGACCTGGAAGAGGTTGCCGACCGGCTCGGGGCGGAACTCGAGGCCGTGGAGACGGTCCTGGGCAAGCTCCAGGCTCTCGACCCGCCGGGGATCTTCGCCCGCAGTCTCTCCGAATGCCTTGCCCTGCAACTGAAGGACCGAAACCGGCTCGATCCGGCGATCCAGGCCCTGCTCGACAATCTGCCGCTGCTCGCGAAGCGCGACATGCCGGCGCTGCTGAAGGTCTGCGGCGTGGATGCCGAGGACCTTACCGAGATGGTGGAGGAGATCCGGTCGCTGAACCCGAAGCCGGGACTCACCTTCGAGCCCGACAACAGCGAACCGGTTGTGCCGGACGTCCTCGTACGCGCCGCGCCGGACGGCAGCTGGGTGGTCGAACTCAATCCGGACACCTTGCCGCGTGTGCTGGTGAACAACGCCTATCTCTCGCAGATCAGCCGGACCCCGAAGAACAAGGCGGACCGGGAATATCTCAGCGAATGTCACCAGTCGGCCAACTGGCTGGTCCGCTCGCTGCATCAGCGCGCGACGACGATCCTCAAGGTCTCGGGCGAGATCGTCCGCCAGCAGGACGCGTTTTTCCAGCATGGTATCCAGTATCTGCGCCCGCTCGTGCTGCGCGATATCGCCGAGGCGATCGAGATGCACGAAAGCACGGTCAGCCGCGTCACCTCGAACAAGTTCATGGCGACGCCGCGCGGTATTTACGAGCTTAAATACTTCTTCACGAGTGCCATCGCATCATCGGCGGGTGGTGACGCCCTCTCCGCCGAGGCGGTCCGGTTCAAGATCAAGAAGCTGATCGACGAGGAACCGCCGAACAAGGTGCTGTCGGACGATCGCATCGTTGAAATCCTCCGGGGCGAGGGCGTCGATATTGCACGGCGGACCATCGCGAAATACCGCGAAGCGATGAGAATTCCGTCGTCCGTTCAGAGGAGACGCGAAAAATCGATGGGAATTTGA
- the lptB gene encoding LPS export ABC transporter ATP-binding protein, with protein MSDTSLGAAGAPVAGAEGPRLVASNRGLVARNLGKRYKSRPVLRDVSISVQRGEAVGLLGPNGAGKTTCFYVITGLISADYGSIHLDGADITELPMYRRARLGIGYLPQEASIFRGLTVEQNIRAVLEVVEDNPARRDALLEDLLAEFSISHLRRTPSIALSGGERRRVEIARALASHPAFILLDEPLAGIDPIAVGEIRDLISHLKDRGIGVLITDHNVRETLDIVDRAFILHDGMVLMDGAPDEIVANTDVRRVYLGDRFRL; from the coding sequence ATGAGCGATACTAGTCTTGGTGCGGCGGGCGCCCCGGTAGCAGGCGCGGAAGGGCCGCGTCTGGTCGCCAGCAATCGCGGGCTGGTCGCGCGCAATCTCGGCAAGCGCTACAAGTCGCGGCCGGTTCTGCGCGACGTCAGCATCTCGGTCCAGCGCGGCGAGGCCGTCGGTCTGCTCGGCCCCAACGGCGCCGGCAAGACGACCTGCTTCTATGTCATCACCGGACTGATCTCGGCCGATTACGGCTCGATCCATCTGGACGGGGCGGACATCACGGAATTGCCGATGTACCGCCGGGCCCGCCTCGGGATCGGCTACCTGCCGCAGGAGGCGTCGATCTTCCGCGGCCTGACGGTCGAGCAGAACATCCGCGCGGTGCTGGAGGTGGTCGAGGACAATCCGGCGCGGCGCGACGCGCTGCTGGAGGACCTGCTGGCGGAATTCTCCATAAGTCATCTGCGCCGCACGCCCTCCATCGCGCTTTCGGGCGGCGAGCGGCGCCGGGTCGAGATCGCCCGGGCGCTGGCCTCGCATCCTGCCTTCATTCTGCTCGACGAACCGCTTGCGGGGATCGATCCGATCGCGGTCGGGGAAATCCGCGATCTGATCTCGCATCTGAAGGACCGCGGCATCGGCGTGCTGATCACGGACCATAATGTTCGCGAGACGCTCGATATCGTCGACCGAGCCTTCATCCTGCATGACGGCATGGTTCTCATGGACGGTGCGCCGGACGAGATCGTCGCCAATACCGATGTGCGGCGGGTTTATCTCGGCGACCGCTTCAGGCTCTAG
- a CDS encoding LptA/OstA family protein codes for MRIDRPGRRTVCGWAILIAALCWTMAIPETRAQSVPGQAGDEGPVTVEADDGIEWIRDQRMYVARGNARAERGGVTVRADTLTALYREANGATDIYRLEAVGKVVISSDKQTGYGERAVYDLDEAVAVLLGKQAPPRLETGTETITARDSLEYWEQRKIAVARGNAVAKKDDRTIRADTLIARFEEDRAGKLVATRMDAVGNVVITTAEDVARGDEGIYNVDSETAILQGNVRITRGENQLNGERAEVNLKTGISKLLSGPDGAKQRVRGLFNPKSDKK; via the coding sequence ATGCGTATAGACCGACCCGGCCGTCGGACCGTTTGCGGTTGGGCCATTCTGATCGCGGCCCTCTGCTGGACGATGGCGATTCCGGAGACGCGGGCCCAGAGCGTTCCGGGGCAGGCCGGAGACGAAGGTCCGGTGACGGTCGAAGCCGATGACGGTATCGAATGGATCCGCGACCAGCGCATGTATGTGGCGCGCGGAAACGCGAGGGCGGAGCGTGGCGGCGTGACGGTGCGGGCGGACACTCTGACGGCTCTTTACCGAGAGGCCAACGGGGCGACCGACATCTACCGGCTGGAAGCGGTCGGGAAGGTCGTGATTTCCTCCGACAAGCAGACCGGCTATGGCGAACGCGCCGTCTACGATCTGGACGAAGCGGTCGCGGTGCTGCTCGGCAAGCAAGCGCCGCCCCGGCTCGAGACCGGAACCGAGACGATCACCGCCCGGGACAGCCTTGAATACTGGGAGCAGCGCAAGATCGCCGTGGCCCGCGGGAACGCGGTGGCGAAGAAGGACGACCGGACGATCCGCGCCGATACCCTGATCGCCCGCTTCGAGGAGGATCGCGCCGGCAAGCTGGTCGCCACCCGGATGGACGCGGTCGGCAATGTCGTCATCACCACGGCCGAGGATGTCGCGCGCGGCGATGAAGGCATCTACAATGTCGATTCGGAGACCGCGATCCTGCAGGGCAACGTGCGGATCACGCGGGGTGAGAACCAGTTGAACGGCGAGCGCGCCGAAGTGAATCTCAAGACCGGCATCAGCAAGCTGCTGTCGGGACCGGATGGAGCGAAACAACGGGTCAGAGGATTGTTCAATCCGAAGTCGGACAAGAAATGA
- the lptC gene encoding LPS export ABC transporter periplasmic protein LptC, giving the protein MSEQTASNIGGDFGGRRFLPEAPRRREAAHFRASRMVVLMKLILPALALAIVALIVSWPQLIPDHTKFRLGDKAKNLLAVATDGLSMDQPRYVGVDDAQRPYEITAQRASQDSHESDRLDLVAPQADLAVNEEEWLALSAAAGIYDRKQKTIDLSGGVTVFHDRGYTVTSESARVLLDEGMATSDDPVSAHGQSGIATGEGFRIYDRGERIVFVGKSKVVLYPAQLGGLETRRAK; this is encoded by the coding sequence ATGTCCGAACAGACAGCGTCAAACATCGGAGGTGATTTCGGCGGACGCCGGTTCCTGCCGGAGGCTCCCCGCAGGCGCGAGGCGGCGCATTTCCGCGCCAGCCGCATGGTCGTGCTGATGAAGCTGATCCTGCCGGCCCTCGCGCTTGCCATTGTCGCTCTGATCGTGAGCTGGCCGCAGCTTATCCCGGATCACACCAAGTTCCGTCTCGGAGACAAGGCGAAGAACCTGCTTGCCGTTGCGACCGACGGGTTGAGCATGGACCAGCCGCGCTATGTCGGGGTGGACGACGCCCAGCGTCCCTATGAGATCACCGCGCAGCGCGCGAGCCAGGACAGCCATGAGTCGGACCGTCTCGATCTCGTCGCGCCGCAGGCCGACCTTGCGGTCAACGAGGAGGAATGGCTCGCGCTTTCCGCCGCGGCCGGCATCTATGACAGGAAACAGAAGACGATCGACCTCAGCGGCGGCGTCACGGTGTTTCACGATCGCGGCTACACGGTGACCTCGGAAAGCGCTCGCGTCCTGCTCGACGAGGGTATGGCGACCAGCGACGATCCGGTCAGCGCCCACGGCCAGAGCGGCATCGCGACCGGCGAGGGTTTCCGGATCTATGACCGGGGCGAGCGCATCGTTTTCGTTGGCAAAAGCAAGGTGGTGCTTTATCCGGCTCAGCTCGGTGGGCTCGAGACCCGGAGAGCGAAGTGA
- a CDS encoding ribonuclease D: MTITLHKGDLPDGLDLGPVVAIDSETMGLRPERDRLCVVQLSSGDGTAHLVQFAKGIHNAPNLVRLLTDPKVLKLFHFARFDVAIMQAYLGVVTSPVYCTKIASKLVRTYTDKHGLKDLCRELLGVELSKQQQSSDWGAETLTEEQMHYAASDVLYLHRLKEELDRRLVREGRDGYAAASFAYLPVRASLDLIGYGDQDIFAH, translated from the coding sequence ATGACCATTACCTTGCACAAGGGCGATCTGCCCGACGGACTCGATCTCGGACCGGTGGTCGCGATTGACAGCGAGACCATGGGGTTGCGCCCCGAGCGCGACCGGCTTTGCGTGGTGCAGCTCTCTTCCGGCGACGGAACCGCGCATCTCGTGCAGTTTGCCAAGGGAATTCACAACGCGCCGAACCTCGTCCGGCTGCTGACCGATCCGAAAGTGCTGAAGCTGTTCCACTTCGCCCGCTTCGATGTGGCGATCATGCAGGCCTATCTCGGCGTGGTCACGTCCCCGGTCTATTGCACGAAGATCGCCTCGAAGCTGGTACGCACCTATACCGACAAGCATGGTCTGAAGGATCTGTGCCGTGAATTGCTCGGGGTCGAGCTTTCAAAGCAGCAGCAATCCTCGGATTGGGGCGCCGAGACGCTGACCGAGGAGCAGATGCATTACGCGGCATCCGATGTGCTCTACCTGCACCGCCTGAAGGAAGAGCTGGACCGGCGGCTCGTGCGCGAGGGCCGCGACGGCTATGCCGCGGCGAGCTTCGCCTATCTGCCCGTCAGGGCATCGCTCGATCTGATCGGCTATGGCGACCAGGATATTTTTGCCCATTAA
- a CDS encoding complex I NDUFA9 subunit family protein, with product MFQGKQITIFGGSGFIGRNIVRELAQKGARIRVACRDVEAAKFLKVQGVVGQVTPVHIDVTEGLSAIAPAVEGADMVINLCGILYESGRNRFDAVQGTAPGLIAGAAAKAGASRLLHVSAIGADAGSASRYARSKAAGEDAVRGAFPAATILRPSIVFGPDDDFFNRFGAMAESFPFLPLIGGGTTRFQPVYVDDVANAALKALASDEAAGKTYELGGPKIYTFKELMELVVAQTGRARRLVDIPFWAASIEAAFLEWLPTPPLTRDQVILLKSDNVVSEGALTLADLGVTPTACEAILPTYLDRFRTGGRYNRFRAA from the coding sequence ATGTTCCAAGGCAAGCAGATCACCATTTTCGGAGGCTCCGGCTTCATCGGCCGGAACATCGTGCGCGAGCTGGCGCAGAAAGGTGCCCGTATCCGGGTGGCGTGCCGGGATGTGGAAGCCGCGAAGTTTCTCAAGGTCCAGGGCGTCGTCGGCCAGGTGACCCCGGTCCATATCGATGTCACCGAGGGCTTGAGCGCGATCGCGCCCGCCGTCGAAGGCGCCGACATGGTGATCAATCTCTGCGGTATCCTTTACGAGAGCGGCCGCAACCGCTTCGACGCGGTGCAGGGCACGGCGCCCGGACTCATCGCGGGCGCGGCGGCGAAAGCGGGTGCCTCGAGACTCCTGCACGTGTCGGCGATCGGCGCCGACGCCGGTTCGGCCTCGCGCTATGCCCGCAGCAAGGCCGCCGGCGAGGACGCGGTGCGTGGCGCTTTTCCTGCCGCGACCATCCTGCGCCCGAGCATCGTGTTCGGACCCGACGACGATTTCTTCAACCGTTTCGGCGCGATGGCGGAGAGCTTCCCGTTCCTGCCGCTGATCGGCGGCGGCACCACCAGGTTCCAGCCGGTCTATGTCGACGATGTCGCCAATGCCGCCCTCAAGGCCCTCGCTTCGGACGAAGCGGCGGGCAAGACCTATGAACTCGGTGGCCCGAAGATCTATACCTTCAAGGAGCTGATGGAACTTGTCGTGGCGCAAACCGGACGGGCGCGCCGGCTGGTAGATATCCCGTTCTGGGCCGCCTCGATCGAGGCGGCGTTCCTGGAGTGGCTGCCGACGCCGCCGCTCACCCGCGATCAGGTCATCCTGCTGAAGAGCGACAATGTGGTCTCCGAAGGCGCGTTGACCCTGGCGGATCTCGGCGTCACGCCGACGGCCTGCGAAGCGATCCTGCCGACCTATCTCGACCGCTTCCGCACCGGCGGCCGCTACAACCGCTTCCGCGCGGCCTAG
- a CDS encoding response regulator — MSAQILVIEDLPANLELLRALLEAFGHKVDGAPDGLTGLEAIRQKRPDMVLCDLQMDGLDGFGVAEAIRRDESLRDLPLVAVTALVADGVAERVENSGFDGYITKPIEARRFVPQIEQYLPESLRLLPPDGLSI, encoded by the coding sequence ATGTCGGCGCAAATTCTGGTTATCGAGGATCTTCCGGCGAACCTGGAGTTGCTCAGAGCCCTTCTTGAGGCGTTCGGGCACAAGGTCGACGGAGCGCCCGACGGGCTGACCGGGCTAGAGGCGATTCGTCAAAAACGGCCGGACATGGTCCTTTGCGATCTGCAGATGGACGGGCTTGACGGTTTCGGCGTCGCCGAGGCCATCCGTCGGGACGAATCCCTGAGGGACTTGCCGCTCGTCGCAGTCACCGCCCTGGTCGCGGACGGTGTCGCGGAGCGCGTGGAAAACTCGGGATTTGACGGCTATATCACGAAGCCGATCGAGGCACGTCGTTTCGTTCCTCAAATCGAACAGTATCTGCCCGAGAGCCTCAGACTGCTGCCGCCTGATGGCTTGTCGATCTAG
- a CDS encoding two-component system sensor histidine kinase NtrB: MPPLSENLELFLESVPDAMLIVDSEGRIVLANARMEELFGYTRAELMGQPVEMLMPNAHRKRHIAFREGYLRAPRARDMAANLELKGVRRSGEQFPVEISLSPIPSSNGILISSAIRDVTDRLERERKARAREVELEKLANMNRFLFSLSHELRTPLNAICGFTTALLMELAGPINEKQRTQLSTVEESAAHLLALINQLLSLQNPDFGTDSANLERLDCGEVASSVCKMIEPEAAAKGLSLTLQHMESAPVLRTNRRILTQILINLVGNAVKYTDKGGVTVSVRREESHQGPKIEFMVKDTGIGIPQGAQAHLFEMFYRSNREREGTGLGLFISQQLAGRLGGRITFVSEPGKGSVFTFSLHQKGAENVGANSGYRGSSGEPGVAQSPS; encoded by the coding sequence ATGCCGCCGTTGTCGGAAAACCTGGAGCTGTTTCTCGAGTCGGTCCCCGATGCGATGCTGATCGTGGATTCCGAAGGCCGGATCGTTCTCGCCAACGCCAGGATGGAAGAGCTTTTCGGATATACGCGGGCCGAACTCATGGGCCAGCCGGTCGAGATGCTCATGCCGAACGCGCACCGCAAGCGGCATATCGCGTTTCGCGAAGGATATCTCCGGGCGCCGCGTGCACGCGACATGGCTGCAAATCTGGAACTCAAGGGCGTACGCCGTTCGGGAGAACAGTTTCCCGTCGAGATCAGCCTGAGTCCCATACCGTCCTCGAACGGCATCCTCATATCGAGCGCGATCCGTGACGTGACGGATCGTCTAGAGCGCGAACGCAAGGCCAGGGCCCGGGAAGTCGAGCTGGAAAAGCTGGCGAACATGAACCGGTTCCTGTTCAGTCTGTCGCACGAATTGAGGACGCCCCTGAATGCGATCTGCGGGTTTACCACCGCGCTTCTCATGGAGTTGGCCGGACCGATCAACGAGAAGCAGCGGACCCAGCTCTCGACCGTCGAGGAAAGTGCGGCCCATCTCCTTGCATTGATCAATCAACTCCTCTCCCTGCAGAATCCGGATTTCGGAACCGACAGCGCGAATCTCGAGCGGCTGGACTGTGGCGAGGTTGCGTCTTCCGTCTGCAAGATGATCGAGCCCGAGGCGGCGGCGAAGGGCCTGTCTCTCACTCTCCAGCACATGGAGAGTGCGCCGGTCCTGCGGACCAATCGTCGTATCCTGACCCAGATCCTGATCAATCTGGTCGGCAACGCGGTGAAATATACGGACAAAGGCGGTGTCACGGTTTCTGTGCGACGGGAGGAGTCGCATCAGGGCCCGAAGATCGAGTTCATGGTGAAAGATACGGGCATCGGCATTCCGCAGGGGGCCCAGGCGCACCTTTTCGAGATGTTCTATCGCTCGAACCGGGAACGCGAGGGAACGGGGCTCGGGTTGTTCATAAGCCAGCAGTTGGCCGGGCGTCTCGGCGGAAGAATCACCTTTGTGTCAGAGCCCGGAAAGGGAAGCGTTTTCACTTTCTCTCTGCACCAGAAAGGAGCGGAAAATGTCGGCGCAAATTCTGGTTATCGAGGATCTTCCGGCGAACCTGGAGTTGCTCAGAGCCCTTCTTGA
- a CDS encoding TIGR02300 family protein produces MAKPEWGIKRTCQSCGTRFYDLMKSPIVCPKCETEFDPEAVLKSRRARAVPLADEKKKKPKEAEDADNEIEDEEDELDELESDDDVLEDDDDDDDDADDDSDDDDELIPDLDTDDDDSDDDDALLEDASDLDDDDDVGVIGDADDEDDR; encoded by the coding sequence GTGGCAAAGCCGGAATGGGGCATCAAGCGTACCTGCCAATCTTGTGGCACGCGCTTCTACGACCTGATGAAGTCTCCAATCGTTTGTCCGAAGTGCGAGACCGAATTTGATCCGGAAGCTGTGCTGAAGAGCCGGCGCGCTCGGGCTGTGCCTCTGGCGGACGAAAAGAAGAAAAAGCCGAAGGAAGCCGAGGACGCGGACAACGAGATCGAGGACGAGGAAGACGAACTCGACGAGCTCGAGTCCGATGATGATGTCCTCGAAGACGACGACGATGACGACGACGACGCTGACGACGACAGCGACGACGACGATGAGCTGATCCCAGATCTCGACACGGATGACGACGACAGCGACGATGACGACGCGCTGCTCGAGGATGCGTCCGATCTGGATGACGACGACGATGTCGGCGTGATCGGAGACGCTGACGACGAGGATGATCGTTAA